TTTAGGAGCGTGACTAGGGGGGAGTAGGACACAGTGAACATTTCAATGGACATAATAAACTGGATGCCTGCCGTGGATAGGAAGTGCTGGGGAACACAGTCACTACAGATGGAGTCACTGTGCAAGTCAAAGGCAGAAAGAACTCAAACTGGGCAGCTGCAGGCTCCCTGCGGCTGGAATCCGCGTCTTTACTCCTTCAAGCATCCAACTCTTTATGAAGACCATCCGCTGTGGGGAACCTGGGAAATTAAAGGATCAGATAAACTGCAGAGCCCGCTGGTTAGTTAAACAACTTTTAATCGGAACGGAAGCTTAGACGTGATTAATAATCTATGCAGCAAAGCGAAAGGGACGCGTAACGTCTCCGAAAGCGCGCTGGACCATGTGCGTTTTTTCCCAGTTTGTGTTGATAAGTTTAAGCTGTGTGCAAGATGTGCTGTTTTCTCAGAGAGCATGATTGGACGCGGTGGGATGTGTGAGGGCTATAGCGCGTTCCTCTCTTATTTGTAGCCCAGCAACTGTCCCAGTGAATGACCAGTTGAACAAATCCTATTAAATGGCACCGTTATTGAATGTGAGGAACTCCGTGGAGAACAGTCTGCAATATTCCTGAAGTCAAACTGCTTGAGAAAGAAGTTTGCCACGATAGCACGCTGATTCCGCAGAGATTTTatctaataatttatttaaaatgtaaaaaaggtaATCACAGGGCATGAGTCAAACTACAAGACAAACATCGCCTAACTTGTTTAACGGGATCGTCTTATTTCTCATATGTATTCCAGGTTATGGATCGTGACACGCAGAAGTTGTCTTTGCGCAAGCGCACCAGAGCGTTCCCTCCCTCTACCTGAGAGGAGCGCACCTGGATCCACCGAGACGGAAGTTTTGTGAAGGCAGAGCACGGAGCAagtcttcttttctctttttctctccgcGAAAAAGTTTCTTTGGAGTTCAAGCAGCTAAACAGGCCCAGACGACCCCCGGTCGAAGCAGGATGCCATCCGTCGaccttttaaaaaacactttacagGGCTTTTTTAACCTCGGTATGTAGTTCAGCGACTCATGGTAAGTGCTCTTTTTCTTGAAGGAATCCAGAGCAGTGATGGCTGATTTCAGAAAGCCGATTTTAAATACGTGGTGTCTAGCTGGCAGCAGACTACTTTTAGCTTCACTGAGAGCTGCTAGACAGTTAATTTGTTACATGTCAGAgaggaaaagtttaaaaaagaaggaaaaaagaaaatgctgtaAGTATTAAGATGTTAATGTAGTGATATGGCAAGTAATATGCTGTGTTTTAATGGAATTACAATGTCTGAAGTGTTACAATTACATGAATGCCtgttttactattattaaaTATCTGAATATATCTGTTGATTCCAGCTGAATGTCAGTCCGAAGCCAGTCTGCTCTCCATCCAAGAAGAATGATAACTCTCCGCAGAGTGCTCCGAAGGCGATTGCACCCAGTTAAACTGGCTATAGTGGCCCTTGTCTTTGTCACATTCGTGTTCTTCATACAATGGGAAGTTGGGAGCCAAAGCCAGCAGGAGGACCCGTGGCTGAGGGAGATGGCAGTGAAGCGGGATGCCATGCTGGGCATGGTGATGGGAGCTGTCAATAACTTCAGGGATGTGATTCCAAAGATGCAGATCAGAGCTCCTGTACGGCAGCCGGACAGAGCAGACGGCATGTCCTGTCTGCCAGGTCACTACACCGCCGCTGAGCTCAGGCCAGCTTTGGAGCGGCCGCCTCAGAACCCCGTGGCTCCCGGAGCAGCTGGGAAACCTTTCCACATAGACTCACTGAGCCCCgaggagctgaaggagaaggagaggggtGAAGAGAAACACTGCTTCAACCTGTTTGCCAGTGACCGCATTTCTTTGAGCAGAGACCTGGGTGCAGACACAAGACCACCAGAGTACGTCACTTTTTATAACCTTTACACTTTTCATTAAGATGTGCAAAATCTCCAACATTTACCAAATTTCTTTTTACAAATTTGCAAGTAAATTCAATGTGTTAGTGACCGTATTAAACCAAATTATGTACAGATCATTGTCCAAATGATTTTGATTTAGAAACATGTAATTGCACCACCTAGTGGGAGTAAATGCAGCTTTTGTGCTGTACAAAAAGTACTCTTCTTTCCCTATTTCTTCTCCATGGATGGATGTACTGGCCCAGGATATAACCTGAAGTCACACGCTGAAAAACACCCAAACAGATGAGTGTAATATAGATGGTGTCTAACCCAAACACACTCATCATATTTGCTTTATGCAACTGGGGAAAATCTCAGCCCGAAACCACAGAGATGATTGTTCTGCCTGAGACTGTGTTTCAGCATGCGTGCCCAGTTACTGTGGCCAGTTCAGAGAGAATCACAGTTATGTTTGGCAAATTACAGCACATCCAAGTGCATGCAAGTCCAAGTACATGTCAGTAGATAGTCAGTACATGACACAGACATAAAGCATGTCCGTGTCTTATTGGGGTGAAACACAAAGTCTCTCTCGCTCTGATATGGCAGGTATTTCAAAGACTGCCACACATGCGGTGTCGCAGCTGAAACGGACACCCCACAGGGGAGAGTCTGCAGATGTAATAACTAGACTATTGTGCCACTCAGGAGCCGTACAGGACAGTCACATCTTTgtgctctctctccttctcgcTGCAGATGCATTGAGCAAACCTTCAAGCGATGCCCCCCCTTGCCGACCACCAGCGTGATAATTGTGTTTCACAATGAGGCTTGGAGCACCCTGCTAAGGACAGTATACAGCGTCCTCCACACATCCCCTGCTATTCTCCTCAAGGAGATCATCCTGGTGGACGACGCCAGCGTGGATGGTAAAAAGATTCATTCAATAGGGCCCTTCAGGACCGCCCTGCTCTCTCTTTTGGGTTTGATTTCACGCAGCACGCTGGGTGGGCAGCTCACGGAACGTGACGAGGGGAGCCACTGCTCCTTCTGTGGCCCGTCGAGGTTACAACAGGAAGCGAGGGGCTGCTAGTGAAAACTTTCCTAAGAGGAATTAGCAGTGGTTGTGCTTAGAAGTGAGTCAGCTTTAACTCTTGTAAACAGGTCTGATGGAGGGAAGAAACAGAATGCTGGAGAGCAGAGAGGTTTCAGGGAATGTGGTCCATCTGACTCGTTAGCTCAGTTATTTGTAGGCAGCAGGCCACAGATGGAGGCCTGCTGTACTTCAGCCCTCCTGACAGCCAGCCATGGAGAAGATGAAAAGAAGATAGCTTTGTCCCTTTTCATCTGTTTAAGCTTCACCTTGCAGGCCATGGACTGTGGATGGTATCTATTTATCACTACAGCAATAGTTAATACTTTATGAGACACACACTTTATGAGAAACACAGTGTACTTCTATTATAAACAATGATGGGAGGGttacttttaaaacatattgCACTGCAGAAAGCTGAACACATGCCCTGAAATGTAATATAGTGTATTCTAAATACTTTAGATTACTTTTGCAATACTTCAAAAAACTAATTTGTGGTGGCCTGATATTTCCatgccacacacacatcactgaCAGCATCTCCTCTGCTGTTGTCGTGTGGCAGGTgtagtgcatttaaaaaatctgtttatatgAAATATGTGCCTCATATGCATATAAAACATGGAGAGCACAGGCTGCTAAGGCCAATCCTATATTGCAATGTTAaagaatgcaaaaaaataatttgtgtatccaccCTGTTATTATTCAAATGTTCTtctttggcccatgctacacgcTTTCAACAAGTTTCTTTACCATCAGGACAGAAGTTGttcataatcctgctgacaaacatcCTAATGGAAAACAATCCCttaaagtaatctattttttAAGACAGTAACTTTATCTAGAATACCACCAATTCAAACTGTAATGGAATACAGTTACTCATGTTttgtatataaatgtgtaattttgtcACTTGTATTCCATTACTCTGATTTACTCATTTTACTGTATGTCTAATtgatattttgtacttttttcagaTGCATTGAAGGACAAGCTGGATGAGTATTTAAAGCAGCTGAACATTGTTCGAGTTGTCCGTCAGCGAGAAAGGAAAGGACTCATCACTGCTCGGCTGCTCGGTGCCTCCGTGGCCACCGGTGACACACTCACCTTTCTGGACGCCCACTGTTAGTCAACACCTCTGACGCCTTTCACACATTAAAACCAGTTCCGTGCCAGACACACCCTTACTTACACACCCACAGATCAACCACCTTATATTTGCTTTGTAAATCCTTGGCCTGCCTGCCACCCTTTAAGATTCCAAAATTAGAGTGGCTATTGTTGAGAAATATGTTCTTATGacaatgtctgtgttttttctgttttaaggtGAATGTTTTAACGGCTGGCTGGAGCCCCTGCTGGCCAGGATAGCAGAGAACTACACTGCAGTAGTGAGTCCTGATATCACCACCATTGATCTCAATACTTTTGAGTTCATGAAACCATCACCATACGGGCAGAGCCACAACCGGGGGAACTTTGACTGGGGCCTTTCCTTCGG
This sequence is a window from Centropristis striata isolate RG_2023a ecotype Rhode Island chromosome 10, C.striata_1.0, whole genome shotgun sequence. Protein-coding genes within it:
- the galnt3 gene encoding polypeptide N-acetylgalactosaminyltransferase 3 — protein: MSVRSQSALHPRRMITLRRVLRRRLHPVKLAIVALVFVTFVFFIQWEVGSQSQQEDPWLREMAVKRDAMLGMVMGAVNNFRDVIPKMQIRAPVRQPDRADGMSCLPGHYTAAELRPALERPPQNPVAPGAAGKPFHIDSLSPEELKEKERGEEKHCFNLFASDRISLSRDLGADTRPPECIEQTFKRCPPLPTTSVIIVFHNEAWSTLLRTVYSVLHTSPAILLKEIILVDDASVDDALKDKLDEYLKQLNIVRVVRQRERKGLITARLLGASVATGDTLTFLDAHCECFNGWLEPLLARIAENYTAVVSPDITTIDLNTFEFMKPSPYGQSHNRGNFDWGLSFGWESLPDHERQRRKDETYPIKTPTFAGGLFSISKDYFYHIGSYDEEMEIWGGENIEMSFRVWQCGGQLEIIPCSIVGHVFRTKSPHTFPKGTQVIARNQVRLAEVWMDDYKEIFYRRNQQAAQMAKDRAFGEISKRVDLRERLQCKSFSWYLKNVYPEVFIPDLNPLRFGSVKNVGKDSCLDVGENNEGGKQLIMYPCHGLGGNQYFEFSTHREIRHNIQKELCLHGAEGTVKLEDCQYKGRSTFVGEDQKWELKDNQLFFMPGLNMCLSARHEHPSLALCNAADRYQLWSFV